The DNA segment tttggaccgcacctgacccagtttcaaacttgacctagatatcatcaagatgaacattttgaccaactttcataaagatcccatgaaaactgtgacctctagagtggtcacaagcaaaagtttacgcacggacggacggactgacgacggacgctgcgcgatcacaaaagctcaccttgtcactttgtgacatgtgagcttaAAACAACACTGGGGTCATCTTCTAAGCACAAGCAATCATCCTAGTAAGTTTGACAGTCCAAGGCCTAAGTGTTTTCAAGTTACTGAGatgaaactattttcagtctcacGGTCACTGTGCCCTTCACCTTTGTCCAACGCAGACCATTAACTGACCACTAAAAGATCAACCCCTGAAGAATGACCCCTGCAGGCCTAAAAGTTCTTGAGGTACTGATCCGGAACCAGTTGGTTTACTAATGGAATATACTCGGACATATCAATATTTCCCTCTTCTAAAAGGTGGGGGATGGGGAGTGTGGGGTGAATAATGCACTCACCTAAATTTTTCAGCATAATCTCTATACCACCTCTGCCACAGTGGTaaaagttacagtaagatttcCTGATGTTCACCCATTTCTTTGACCACAAAGGCATTTCAATATCACTTTCCTTACATTGGTAATACATAAACCGAAACATGTCCCAAGGTCTGAAAATAGATAAAAGTAAAAGTTATCAAAGTAGTTGAATTAACCAGAGAAGTTTACACAAGAGAAATTATGTTTGACAGAAGTAACTGtaacaaaatttatcattttctagGCCTTATTTTATGCAAGTATCTGGGCACTTGGATAGTACCACAGACCTACTGTAAATTTGCTGGAGGCTTTCTCGTATGCAAGAATACAACCATTGACAAGGCTCCAACCAGCAATGGTGATTGATAAAAGCTTTTGAGTCCACTACATGGCTTTTTTGGTGGTTAACAAAATTCCAGTAGGATTATTACATGAACATTATGAATTTTAATCTCTTAGCATAAAGAAGGTAATATCTGTGACAGTTTTGTTTTCACAAATATGCAAAAGAATTGGGAACAAACATGTGTATCCAATtcagggttcatacagacaaacagGTGAAACATTTAAGGATATTTCAAGGATGATTTTCCCCTTCAATTTCAGGACTACTTTTCAACTGTTTTCAAGGGTTTATCATTGCGCTAAACTGTAAAATATGCTTGATTCAAATAATTCTGGCCAATAATAGGTTTCAAAATTTCCTCCACTTTTTCTATGTGATCACACTCCAATTTCACCTAtgtaattattacatgtattatgtttcCATGGCTGActtgtttttcacataatttaCACTCACAAATTTTAATGCCTATTAGCTCCCTTTTAGTTTGACCATGATACAAGTGATGTATTTCACTATTTTACATTTAGATTCACCAAATTTAAAACCAGatttttttccatcattttttaTCACcctactggttgggaaccattttccggacacattttcatattttggctccattattccctaaaaaaaatatttgacataaatgaagcccacactgcacaaacttcagctccttccacatccgatgttgtaatcagcatagcgttgtgacgtaaaatatgggtcccatggggcctcaaatggggtcactaaaataagttatttttcccgtcaggtaaaccagtatccggacaaatatttggacggtgttttgtttttaatttgatatcaaaataagtaattaaactatttctacacatttctttatcattcgtctcttcaaaattgcacatgaaacataacccgacgtccAATAGCAgttacgaaagcaaaccgaggttgactataaaaacttgaatttcgtcttatacgaattcttgataattccaatagatatagaataaaattagtgcaaaaattgacagccctgcatcttacgtaacctTTAgggtgaaattaaaagtagaacatgttatcagcaaacaatcattatgtagtttgattatttcttccccacttgatacctcagCATATGTAAACTAATgtgcatgcgcaatgctatcttcatgccccgttaagacagaaagttgttttgtaaacgcaggtgagttatcatcaaaaacccaaacattacacagccttataaaatagtggtttgttgtagacataaagaacaaacatttaaatgatctagatgaaacaattacatgaataacaacgaaataaagcggatattacgtgtccggaaactggttcccaaccagtatatatgtaacaaaacTTCAAtgaattaacctttaccctgctacatttctaaaatgaactggtccatcattccatttgggcagtaccacttattattcaaaggggtgtgcactgaaaatttactgactgaatagcaaacagtgcagaccatgatcagtctgcactgaTCACAAAGGAAGAATCaattgccgctagcaggctaaaggacATTTCAAGCATTTCCAAGAATTTTTCAAGACCTTTTAAGAGCCAGGAGTAAAATCAAGTACTTTCCGGGACATTTTGACTTTTTCCAGGACTTTTTAAGAAATGGCATTAACTTTCAGCCCTTATTAAGACTGTATAAATCTTGGAGTCTTAACAAGATGGTCCTGTAACAGACGAAAGGTGCGTTGTATTATGACATATCAAAGCTCTATTACAAAGACATTCTGAAAAAACAATGTCATGTTCACTGACACAACTGAGACCATTTTGTTGATCACTTCAAAAAATATTCCCTTGTGGCTGTGCCAGAGAAATTACAGGTTATAAGAAATAAAAGGCTGTATTCTACCAGGCAATGGAAGTTAAATCTGGATGGTTCTTGTAAAACCCGGTCAGTACAGAACTGTCAAATAATGAGCATACTGGTAAAATAATGCATGGGTCAGAATGACAGAATTTCTAATGAGAAATTTGTAATTTCTATCCATGAGCAAAATAAAGTAACACATCAAGGGAATTTAAAGTCCGCGAGATATCGAGTGTTTTGAAAGaaccaaatataaaatatatacagaaaacagCTGGGAAACACACTGACTGCCTCGAGTGAGCCAAGGAGATTAAGCCATCGATGCTTGAGCGAGTTGTGTTTCACTGTAGAAGTGAAGCATAACTACCAAATACACCGAAACAAGTGTTCATCTTCGTACATAAACCTTCAGCAAAGATATCTCTCATGTAAAATGGATGTCTAGTATTCTAAAATAAAAGTATCTGACATGTTAAACACAAACATAAGAACATACCCATCTGTTAATACAGCGTATGACTTTTCAACACCAAGCTGACGGTCCTGTAGCCATGTTTCTACCCTCCCTAACACCTCTGGAAATAAATCGGCTTTGTCAACCTTTTCCTGCAATTTAATGTACACTATTTTTTATACGAGAACTGTTAACAACCCTAATGTGGGTCCTTTTTGAATCCCTTACCACATGGAGTTTGAGCTGAGCCTGAGCCAAACTTTTTTCATGTACACATGCTGTGCTGCTTGCTTGCAGGTTATTTGTTCAACCCGGATGCATGGTTGCAGCTGAAATAATTTCTCCCATGAGAAATTGAGATTTACTTGCATTATTAAAGTTGAAAAGAAGCCATAAAATGTAGCATGTTTAAGTAGCAAACCAGATGGCAAAATGGACCCAAAGAGCTCATAATCTGTTGATGGCAAGACAGGATGAAACAAGTACAGTCAAACCCTTTGGAAATGGAAAAAGTGGTCTCTGTTGACTGGTGGTCTCTCTACACAGGTAAATTTACACTATTAATGGATAAATGGGAAGAAAAAATAGTGGCATTTATATCAAGATAGTCTTAACCTCTGGTTTAACTGTATAGGTTGTATTAcagataaaactagaaattgtgtccataggacacggatgaTGCCACACGCACATTAGTCAAATAGTATGAGAGGAGTTGGACACTCAAGATTTCAGGACATACGTACGTAAGAACAGCAGCAATGCTATTTATGTGGGGGGataaaaaatagttcatttaACACGTACACTTTTTTGAACTGTACACTTTTTTGAACTGTATACTTTTTATAACTATGTATTGTTTAGATATGAATCTAATTTCTGATCTAGCTATCTGTTAAAACTGACAAATCTGACCTGAACTTTATATTACAGCCAGGTCAACTCAGTAGGTGAAGCATTATAAACAAAGAAGTTGAAAATTCAAATCCCAGGTGCAGTGTATTTTCTTTGTGACAATATGACAGGACACAGTGGATCCTCCAACTCTTGACtcatatggggaagttgtcagtaatTTATCCAGTATACATCAGTACTTGTGAAGAATCCACTAACACTGGCTGGGTTAAGTGACAGCCACAACATAACTACATACAtgtaactgaaatagtgttggaAATGGTGTTTATCCtaaataatcaaaattttatgATTAAATTTTGTCTGCCCAAAAGATGTCATTGAATGCTTTTTCCTCTATCCATCAAACTTGCCATCTCTACATGTTTTTCAGGTtttagtttttgttgggttaagcATCACACCAACGCAATTATAGGTAATCTAGCAAATTTTCAGTTTTagaaggtggaggaagaccaaaggTGCACCTTCATGCAATATTTAAGGCAAGAGAAGGCACCGGGGTAGAACCATCAAttttcataagccagctggatggattcctcacaaaaaaaaaaattctacaacccAAGGGTGATTTCAAATCTACAGTGATAAAGGGCCTATGATCTgaagtcagtgatcttaaccactcTGTCATGGAAGCCTacttcaagttttttttgtacTTCTCAAGGAGCTATCCTGGCAGCTTACAATGTAAACTTTTTAAGAGATAAAAGTTAACCTACCTGAGTAATACCTGTAAGTTTGGTACAAAACGCTGTCAGCTGAGGATTAACAACTGGCTTCACATATTCATGGAACTTATCAacctgaaaaatattaaaatttatttgctaTCCTGTATACAATGTAAAGTATACTGACAACTGTTagaagttttaaaattaaaattacaatgTATTAAACTTAACGGCTGTTTTCTATATACCTAGCCAGTGTTTGTTTGTAATGCATTATCATCAAATACAGACAGATTAATACACAGTTTTTGTTAGGTTTAGATTTGCcatgacacaattttaggtcaaatGGCAACTTTTCAAGCTTCAtgtgatggaggaagaccctgaAGGTCTCTCCGGGATTATTTCTTCCTAGCtggcacctgggttgaaccatCGGCTTACctaaagccagctggatggcttcttcacatgaacaaTTCTAAGTGAGATATTGAACCGACATTGGTGAGGGtcaaatgattcaaagtcagtgaccataGCCACTCGGGCATAGAGGCCCTTCAATATACAGACCAAATTCAGGAAGAAGAAATAAAACTTAACTTTGACTAAAAGAAATGATTCTAAAATATTCAGCCAAGagtaacttttcagttttttttacatttctcaaatgACAGCTACGCTAATGAAAGCCTGGGATAAAATATATGTCTATTTTTAtcctttcaaactgaagtttaaTTAAGGACAAGTCACAACCAATAATGATTATCTGGTAGGTCAACTGAATATACACTAAAACTACACATTCCAGTATCACTGCATCCAATCGTTAACTTTGAAAAACCGGATCAGTAATGCATTATCTTGGATCAAATGGAGCGGTTTTGGTGATTTTGGGTAAGAAAATTgaagtctgaagcaaatccatcaagttataTCAGAGAGAAAGTGAAATGGAATTAGTACTTTGCCCGAGGACAAGGATGCCGAGGCCAGGGAGAGTAGtacaaaggaaaagctagtaaactctttagaggctacatttatgatcatatcttaatgtaacttggtcagaatgttgatcttgatgatctttatgtcaatatgtcaGGCGAGTGATACAGGACCATCATAgctcctcttgtttatttgttcttgttgtaagagaaattgtacattttagaatacagattacagcaagtcacattttctttattttgacaatacttatttcaaagcctgacaaaagcatccagtactgttattaaaagttgttattcacagttcagctatatttcatgtatggataaaacaagttctgtgatctgtgatcattataaatgtgtatacagataaaacttaaacatgtgaacagtttattcaataaataaagtgtaatgcaagtctttgtgatgtgtatataaaaacaaaattaggatttgttttacgagtaatttcagaattacaattaacacaaatagaaaaaaccaagcctgcacaagaaggctaatatgtctccctagactgagctcttaacctgccgtggtgcaaatagattgttaatgtgtgtGTCAGTTAAGTCTTgctaacagtgagttgcaatctagtaacttttcagtttgtacgatttttagctcacctgagcacagtgtgagctgttgtgatcaccttaagtctgtcattgtgcttctcaacaatttgcctgttattaaacaccctagtagacagttttttgaaatgttaaagggatgagttgaagtctgatcgattcccgattgaggcagtgccttatttcatattaagtcCGCCTGTACCGACGATATTGTGTCTTTTAACAAGGACAGTTCTTTTCTACAATCACACTGGGTATTAGGTTTAGGTACCTGATGCGTAGAGGGGTCTATGGAACGAGCCGGGGTTTGACTCAGTGACCGCCCTTGGCGACCGGTACTTATCAAGTCTTTCATAGCTTGCATATCATCTCCTTCAAGAACGGACAGCAATACATGGATATCATTCGCAAGTTTGACACAGAGGGGGTCCCCCCTTCGTGTAGAAACTCGACGTTTAAGTTCAGCTTGTAGTCCGTATGGAAAGTCGTCACATTCCCTTGCATTACAGAACAGCACTTGTCTGCTCTGTTCAAGCTTAGCTTCACAGGAAGCGTAAGTCTTTAGCAACTGTGGCGTAAACAATGCAGAAGGGTAGTCTCTATACATGGTAGTGAGTCTATTATATTCTTCTAACTCGTGGTCCGACTGGGCTTGAGTAACACTACTGTATACGCTAGGGTTTGAACTAGGTTCCGCAGTGAAAAGCGCTTTAACAACAGTGTTGTCACTATCTTCATTCAATGTCATGGATACACTTGTACCTAACTCAGATTGGACCGACATCTTTATCAGTTTTGCATAGATTGTAACAATAAAGTGTAAGGATTAAGGATTAACGATCAATGTCCCAGTTTCACACAACCGCAAAATAATGTGCCCCGGGCATAAACACAAATAAGTATCCACACTATCTGAcaataaaagtttttgaaattctATTGTTCTCCAGTTTTTCAGTCACCACGTTTTAATGAATAATTGTCTTAATTATTAGAATCCAGCATTCGAATCAGCAGTAAAATCcacacattttcatataaatttcaaCTAATAAGTCCAACTGAAAACCGTTAAAAACCAAATAAATCTAGGAGGTTACTCTATACGTCTTGACTAAACAGTATCACGTCATGCATAACGTTTATAACTTGCTTCAACAACGTACAGTCGTTCATAAGCAGCATTGTTTCCAACAGCATGGTAGAACATGTTTGTCGAGGACTAAATCGTTTTTTTCTctagtgttcatgcatgtgtaaaCCCTGCTGAATAACGCACATACTGGATAAAACCCCGAATGGAGCTTTACGTGTACGGTAAAGACGGGGTTTAAACATGCGTGAACATGCAATGGATTCAATCCTTAAATTTCCaagtaaacatattttctcatcaattttcatttttttaatgaatttgctCTCTGCATCAGTTACGTAATTATCGACATTAACAAAGACCCCTGTAAGAGCAAGATCATCGTGTTCGGAGCAAACTACGCTGGAAGCAATGTGTTCAACAAGTTTGATGATCATCGGTCAAAGCAAATAAAATCGTTATTTTAAGTTAATGACAAAATGTagatttatgataaaaatatgcCTTAGTACTCTAGCCCTTTATATTTAAACGTTTTCCTTTTTGTTTATGAATGTAGAGTATTTAAAATCTGATATTATGCCACTGACACCTAGATAGAACTCTTGGACAGTAATGAGGTAGTCTGCACCATCCATACTGCAAAGTTATACAAAAGATGTATACTCATTTTTCGACTAAAACTGAAGGGACATGTTATACTTGGAAACAATCGGGCATTATGAGACGCACATAAATGTTGTGAGTCATCACGAGGCCAGGTTAAGCAATATGGTTATAGTTAGGGACGAAATGGGCCTGCATGGCAAGTTTGCTGTATTTCTCAAAATCTGGTAGGTAGGGGATCTACACGGACGTCGGTTACAGATGATAGAAttaagatttcagtgtaatacttacCTTCAGTGTGATAAACTTATTACAAATAAgctatttttcatttattacttttcaaATGTTGAAACATTATCATGCCTTAGGCTAATCTAACTAAATTAATATAAAAGAGTAGTAGAACCAGAGAGCCATTTTCAAGATTATTAATCTGCACAGTAATCATAATAAAGCACCTTGTTTTCAATAAATGGTAAACTGGACACAAAAGGAACATTCAGATGGATTTTCTATGCGAGTCTCAGTTTCGAATAACACTCCCACCATTATTAAAGCCGACGTCGTAAAAATGATGCACACTTTATAAAACACCCTAATAATTATGAAgaaacatgtacattttcattaaaacacgaCACTACTGATGTCACTTTGATACCAATTCTTTGGCGTCAAACTGCTATCAAATTTGCAATCGAAATGGTATAACAGAACGGTAAAATACACACTCTGAATATTTATTAGGCGCACAAACAAACCGCATTCCTAAATTTTTCATTTGGGCGTGTTACCTAGTGTATTTTAACAGTCGTAAAACTCAGTTActtgttgacgtcacgtcgacctaCTATAATTTGGCGACATGTATGTgccatgaaatagtgcttcccAATTTCGCCAACTGGTTTACatgaaatacatacatgtactagaATCGAAATGAAATATATCAGGACCGTGTTGTAATATATTGAAAGAATTTGAAGATGTTAAACGCCTGCAGAAcgatttcacgagggcacaggaAATGTAAGACATAACGTATATTACGTTCAGCTACCGTATTATCTGCGTATCTGTTACATAAAAAGCAAGGggtgttttaaaataatatgtgtTATCCTCATCGCACGTTAAATTCGTCGTCAGGCAATTAATTTAAGACTGTTACGACATTTATAGGAAGCTACTAGCTTACATTACGTAAATATGTCACACATGAAGTGTACATATGTTTTTCTAAAGTAACATGCTGAATTAAAAAGTAACATCAACTTTCATTGTTTTTACTCAACAGCTGCtgcataaaaatatgtttgtttagtAATTTTACATTGCCACCGCTGCATCGAACTTGGTCTTTCCTGCTGGTTTCTACTATGTTTAATAAGAGATATTGTACCAGTACATCTTCTTTTGCGATTTACAGAAAAACAATTCACGAAAATATCAGAAGTTTCTCATTTAGCTGATGTgtatgtcaggatacgagttatataacccagggaagtgcctaaaATCACTACTCGTAAGCTTACAAAAAATGCATTTGTTCTAACATTTTCTTATCACTGTACGAAAGCTTCCGGGTGGTATATGTTCTTAAGACGAATATCACCTATAAACAGAACTGTCTGAATAAAAATTGTTACGCCCTACCCAGGCACTACTGATATACGTAATAAATTATCATCaacttgaagaaaatatttatgactttgccttctttaacttttaatatttgacaaaattataatttatttatttttttcggaTGTTTTAAGCTCTTAGTATCTTTGTTAATTGCGATGTTATTTACATTTGATTACATGGTACAGTATTGTGTAGTAGCTAATTTCGATTTTTATTAACAGAAATTTgagtttatgttttttataacgaaagattatatagatatttttacaGAACAATGCGAATGATGTATAACTTTATTCGACTGAGGCAGACTTAACAAATTTAACAAAGTTTAAACATTGTAAAAGATGTGAAGTATAACCTGTGTAAAAAGGTATACACAAATTCAATTATAACTGCTCTGTCATACTTTCAATGTATTCACAAAGTGTGTTTAAGTGATATTTACATATATGTGCCCGTAAAGCCCctattatatatttgtttgttttgcttttttaaaaaaaaccttggttTGAAAAATTGGCTTCAGACGCTGTATCCATttatgaaaatcttgaaaaataatTAGGTTCCAATGAAGACCTTCTTTTTTCTTTCCACACCAGCAACGCAATATATTTACTTCCAGAAGGTAGGTTAAATGGCACTTAGTTTTAATAAACATAATTagttaaatttaattcatttgtcttatagtgtttactttcagatggacatcaaaatgtagataacttttaaaacaaaaagtaaggacaatgaaatatataaaaaatcgtTAATCGATTTTATTAAAAGTACACTGTTAAGAAGCTGCTATGTTGCACAAATATTTTACCGCTTTTTAAATATTCCGCATACTGAATCATTTCTACTTTAGCATATGCAAATTACTTACATTTGTGAAAGttttttctaatttgaaatttagtgGCAATATGCAATATAAACCTTACCGgtaattgaaaataaacatttgtaaTAGCAAACTTTAAAGGTAGAAGTAAAAGCACAGACTGTGCACGACTCAACCAACAAAACGCCAACAATTATACAAATTTGTTCGTCTATCAATATAAGGTAACATAGTAAATATATGAGACATTCTCTTTGAATGCAGATAACAGCTtcatttttaatgtatacatTCACACAACTTGTGATTGTTTTCAGTGTTAATTATGCAGATCATTTTAGAGATagtaaatgtacagaaaaatatcACAGTTATTAGATAGACAACAAACTTACGCTAGTAAATACAGTAATGCATGCTACTTTGGTTTACATGCAATATCCTTATTATTCAATTTCTTTGTACCTTATTTAGCTGTTTTAACACGTACGGACCAGACATTAAAGTCTTTCCCATTTTAGCTAAATACCGACATTCATTTATGTGTATGTTACAGTCTATTAACATTTATTATAACGTTTAACGTTTagtgttaaatatttaaaaataaaaaatgaacgaAACCAAAACTATATACAATAAAAGAAGATATGTAAATCAGTAAGATACAGTATCGTATATTTCTATGTATGCATACGGATATTACCAACATTAAAGCATACTTTAAATCGACAAAAAAGCTTGATAATTTGATCACCATCTTACATTATGCATGCTTGCATGACCAAAAAATTCTTCACTGTCAGTCTGTATTTCATAAcagaagtcatttttaaaactaatCACCGAGGCGTGTTGTTAGATATATTACCTTACATTAAATGTAAGTGATAAAAACGACTATTTTTATTCATACTCTACAGTCAGTAGATGTTGGCGATAAATATTGTACGTGAAATATCTCGCTGGAACAAATGCTTTTGTAACACTGCAATGCATGACGGAATTTAACGCcaggaaaaataaatatattaaatagaagGTTCTTAGTGATGTAATTAATAGAACATTTAAAATTCCAATCAGAGTGGAGCTGTGATATGTCTTTTCAAAACAAGGAATATTACCTTTTTCCAACGTGAATTGATTAGGTCATTGCATTATAATATGTCACGTGCTACACCATTAGGGACATACGCGCTGCATTTTGTAGTTTGTGTCTTAATTGTTGGCAAATCGGCCTCTTCTAAGGCTCAGTGTCAGTTGGAAAATGGTAAATGTACGTATAATATCA comes from the Mercenaria mercenaria strain notata chromosome 9, MADL_Memer_1, whole genome shotgun sequence genome and includes:
- the LOC123546709 gene encoding uncharacterized protein LOC123546709 produces the protein MSVQSELGTSVSMTLNEDSDNTVVKALFTAEPSSNPSVYSSVTQAQSDHELEEYNRLTTMYRDYPSALFTPQLLKTYASCEAKLEQSRQVLFCNARECDDFPYGLQAELKRRVSTRRGDPLCVKLANDIHVLLSVLEGDDMQAMKDLISTGRQGRSLSQTPARSIDPSTHQVPKPNTQCDCRKELSLLKDTISSQINFNIFQVDKFHEYVKPVVNPQLTAFCTKLTGITQEKVDKADLFPEVLGRVETWLQDRQLGVEKSYAVLTDGPWDMFRFMYYQCKESDIEMPLWSKKWVNIRKSYCNFYHCGRGGIEIMLKNLGMKFEGSPHSGIDDSINIARIAIKMLSDGCSLNVNEHIQIKYHPHDSGGAVRYEPYKEESVYDSEEEEEQRKKKSEKRRESSEKDPNDTVVNEIENLTLNEAKNGEDEDFDDLLTYYKLQKS